TATAGGTCTTATAAATACAGTTAAATTTATTTTAGGACAAGTTATATTTTTCTCTGTACCACTTGTTATTTTAGGGTTTATAGCACCTGCAATAACAAAAATGAAATCAAATGCGAGTAAAATGTTGTTGACTAT
The window above is part of the Fusobacterium sp. JB019 genome. Proteins encoded here:
- a CDS encoding dicarboxylate/amino acid:cation symporter is translated as MAKIKDSLILKLILGVGLGVIIGLTAGVKIIGLINTVKFILGQVIFFSVPLVILGFIAPAITKMKSNASKMLLT